The DNA region CGACTTCTTCGAGCCGGCCTCCAATAGCTCGCACGGGCTCTATGCGAGCCCGGCCATCGTCACCTCGCATGAAGCGGTGCGGCTCGACACCGGGACGCCGCTTTTCATGCGGGCCCCCGGAGAGGCGACAGGCTCGATCGCGCTCGAGAGCGCCATCGACGAGATGGCGCAGGCATGCGGGATGGATCCTCTCGCGTTCCGCCTCAAGAACTACGCCGAGGTCGAGCCGATTTCCGGCAAGCCCTTCTCCTCGAAGGCGTTGCGCGACTGCTACGCTCGAGGCGCCGAGCGCTTCGGCTGGGCGCGTCGCCCGCTTGCGCCGCGTCAAATGCGCGACGAGGCCGGGCTCCTCGTCGGCTGGGGCATGGGCACCGCGATCTTTCCGGCGCTGATGTTCCAGGCTCAGGCGCGGGCGGTCATCCGCAATGACGGCAGCGGCGTGATGGAGATCGGAGCCCATGACATGGGCCAGGGCGCCTCGACCGCGCTTGCCCAGATCGCGGCCGACGGCCTCGGGCTCGACCTCGACCAGGTCGAGTTCCGGTCCGGCACGTCCGACTTGCCCGATGCCGGGATCGCGGGCGGCTCGGCACATACGGCGACGGCCGGCATGGCGATCCACGGCGCCGGCGCGGACGTGATCGCGAGGCTCGCGGACCTCGCCATGGGCGATGAACGCTCGCCGCTCTTCGGCGCCGGGAACGCCGGTGTGGTCGCGCGTGGCGGCCGGCTGTTCCGCCGCGACGACGAGGGCCGAAGCGAGAGCTATGCCGACATCCTCGCCCGCGCCGGCCTCACGAACATCGAGGGGAGGGGCAAGAGCGCGGTCGACCCAGCAGCGCAATCGAGCTACGCCATGCATGCGCACGGAGCGGTGTTCGCCGAGGTCAAGGTCGATCCGGAGCTCGGACAGATCCGCGCCACCCGTCTCGTCGGCGCCTTCGCGGCCGGCCGGGTCATCAATCCGCGGCTGGTGCGCAGCCAGTATTACGGCGGCATGATCTGGGGCGTATCCTTCGCGCTGCATGAGCAGGCTGTCATGGACCCGCGCTCCGGCCGCCTGATGAACCCCAATCTCGGCGAGTACCATGTGCCGGTGAACGCCGACATCCCCTCGCTCGAGGCCATTTTGGTCGAGGAGAACGACGCTCACGTCAACGCGCTCGGCATCAAGGGCGTCGGCGAGATCGGGATCACCGGATCGGCCGGTGCGGTCGCGAACGCCGTCTGGCACGCGACCGGGATCCGGGTTCGCCGATTCCCGATCACCCTCGACCGCCTGATCGAGCCTGCACCCTGACGGCACCTTGGCAAAATTAGGAGTCGTCCCGTGCGCACTGCAGCGCGCAGTGATGCGCTCGTCCTCGAGCTGAGAATGAAGGCAGGCGTGGATGGCCGGGCCGAAACCCGGCCATGACGTTGTCGGGACGGGCAGGCGGCGCCAATCCGGCGGTTGACTATTTCACGCCAAGCAACTCGACATCGAAGATCAAGGTCGCATTGGGCGGAATGTCGGTGCCCGCGCCATCCGCTCCATAGCCGAGATCGGGCGGGATGATCAGCGTACGCTGGCCGCCGACCCGCATCGTGCCCACGCCTTCGTCCCAGCCCTTGATGACGTTCATGTGGCCGAGCGTGAAGCTGAAAGGCCGGCCCCGATCGCGCGAGCTGTCGAATTTCTTGCCCTTCTTGCCGTTGACATAGAGCCAGCCGGTGTAATGCACCGACACATCCTGGCCGGCCTGCGGCTGCGCCCCTTTGCCGACGCGGACATCGATGACTCGCAGGCCGCTCGGGGTCGTGATCTCGGATGCCGCGTAGACCTTGCCGACCATCGCCGGTGAGGAGATCAGCAGCACTATGAGCGCCATCGAGCGCAACGGAGCGGACAATAAGGACATGGGACCTCGCGAATCTTGACGATGAGTGGCCGGCCGATATCAGCCATCCACATGATACGGGCTAAGGCGGCAGGACGCCATGCGACCCGAGTTGTTGGACCGCCGCCGCCGCGTACCGGCATAGGCCAAACCTGAGCAGGCGAGGCTTGGCCGCCT from Rhizobiales bacterium GAS188 includes:
- a CDS encoding xanthine dehydrogenase YagR molybdenum-binding subunit, whose protein sequence is MSEIALTQAPAHLRHGSNIGQPLTRRDGHLKVTGAACYAADNHPPGMLHAVLAVSGIARGRVIFMDVPAAKAHPGVVEVMTPANTPPLAQDPDAKTNPFMFRLDVLQNDRVRYANQPIAVVIAETLEAATEGAALLSPRYEAEPARTDLDAAESFVPLAVGVGSPAEEHRGDVEAGLAASRRIDATYETAAQYHNAMEPHAIVAAWDGDLLSVDTPTQGLAIAQGRIAGLFGIPPENIHIRSPFLGGGFGSKGLISGPQILGIMAARLVGRPVKLVLRREHMYGPVGHRAPTRQRLRLGSGPDGALTAINHHTKMSSSTFDDFFEPASNSSHGLYASPAIVTSHEAVRLDTGTPLFMRAPGEATGSIALESAIDEMAQACGMDPLAFRLKNYAEVEPISGKPFSSKALRDCYARGAERFGWARRPLAPRQMRDEAGLLVGWGMGTAIFPALMFQAQARAVIRNDGSGVMEIGAHDMGQGASTALAQIAADGLGLDLDQVEFRSGTSDLPDAGIAGGSAHTATAGMAIHGAGADVIARLADLAMGDERSPLFGAGNAGVVARGGRLFRRDDEGRSESYADILARAGLTNIEGRGKSAVDPAAQSSYAMHAHGAVFAEVKVDPELGQIRATRLVGAFAAGRVINPRLVRSQYYGGMIWGVSFALHEQAVMDPRSGRLMNPNLGEYHVPVNADIPSLEAILVEENDAHVNALGIKGVGEIGITGSAGAVANAVWHATGIRVRRFPITLDRLIEPAP
- a CDS encoding peptidylprolyl isomerase encodes the protein MSLLSAPLRSMALIVLLISSPAMVGKVYAASEITTPSGLRVIDVRVGKGAQPQAGQDVSVHYTGWLYVNGKKGKKFDSSRDRGRPFSFTLGHMNVIKGWDEGVGTMRVGGQRTLIIPPDLGYGADGAGTDIPPNATLIFDVELLGVK